A stretch of the Elephas maximus indicus isolate mEleMax1 chromosome 3, mEleMax1 primary haplotype, whole genome shotgun sequence genome encodes the following:
- the LOC126071005 gene encoding olfactory receptor 7G2-like, translating into MEPRNQTGVSEFLLLALTEDPKVQPFLFSLFLSIYLVTVLGNLLIILAVSSDPHLHIPMYFFLSNLSFTDICLSTTTIPKMLVNLQAQSQSITYAGCLIQVCFVLIFASLESFLLSVMAYDCYVAICHPLRYMVIMNTRFCGLLILVSLLVSIVDALLHSLMLLRLSFCTDLETLYVFCEVFQVIKVARSEILINNIILYFAASILGVVPFSGIIFSYTQIVSSILRMPSAGGKYKAFPTCGSHLSVVSLFYGTAFGACISTTFTHSSWKTAVASVIYTMVTPMMNPFIYSLRNRDMKGATRNLIRSTIAFQ; encoded by the coding sequence ATGGAACCTAGAAACCAAACAGGTGTTTCAGAattccttctcctggcactgaCAGAGGATCCCAAAGTGCAGCCTTTCCTCTTCAGCCTGTTCCTGTCCATATATCTGGTCACTGTCCTGGGAAACCTACTCATCATCCTGGCTGTCAGCTCGGACCCCCACCTCCACatccccatgtacttctttctttccaatctctcctttacTGACATCTGTCTCAGCACCACCACGAtcccaaagatgctggtgaaccttCAAGCACAGAGTCAGAGCATCACTTATGCAGGATGCCTCATCCAGGTCTGCTTTGTCCTGATTTTTGCTAGTTTGGAAAGTTTTCTCCTTTCAGTAATGGCTTATgactgctatgtggccatttgtcacccaCTGAGATACATGGTCATCATGAACACCCGCTTCTGTGGCCTGCTGATTCTAGTCTCCTTGCTCGTTAGCATTGTGGATGCCCTGCTCCACAGTCTGATGTTGTTGAGACTGTCCTTCTGCACAGACCTGGAAACGCTTTACGTATTTTGTGAAGTTTTTCAGGTCATCAAAGTTGCCCGTTCTGAAATCCTCATCAATAACATCATCTTATATTTTGCAGCTAGCATACTGGGTGTTGTTCCCttctctggaatcattttctcATACACTCAAATTGTCTCCTCCATTTTGAGAATGCCATCAGCAGGTGGAAAGTATAAAGCTTTTCctacctgtgggtctcacctctcaGTTGTTTCCTTATTCTACGGGACAGCTTTTGGTGCATGTATAAGTACGACATTCACACACTCTTCTTGGAAGACTGCAGTAGCTTCAGTGATATATACCATGGTAACTCCCATGATGAAtcccttcatctacagcctgagaaacagGGACATGAAAGGAGCCACGAGGAACCTTATCAGGTCCACAATTGCTTTTCAGTGA